One genomic window of Medicago truncatula cultivar Jemalong A17 chromosome 1, MtrunA17r5.0-ANR, whole genome shotgun sequence includes the following:
- the LOC25481483 gene encoding transcription repressor OFP6, with protein sequence MSTSKKKLTLNTVSINLGCGTCTRPKLGFIFNTKPKHKNPTYQNHKRHHNSSSSNSTSTIWKQKHRDTIETSTSTTNTTPTTNTSFGSEKSSLKGFGRAGNEGVAVEKDSDDPYLDFRHSMLQMILENEIYSKDDLRELLNCFLQLNSKEHHGIIIRAFTEIWNGVFSVKSGFSSGFHLNRN encoded by the coding sequence atgtctacctccaaaaaaaaactaaccttAAACACTGTCTCCATAAACCTTGGTTGTGGAACATGTACAAGACCAAAACTTGGTTTCATATTCAACACAAAACCAAAACACAAAAACCCCACTTACCAAAACCACAAAAGACATCACAACTCTTCATCTTCaaattcaacttcaaccatttGGAAACAGAAACACAGAGACACTATTGAAACTTCAACAAGCACAACCAacacaacaccaacaacaaacaCATCATTCGGGTCAGAGAAATCATCATTGAAAGGATTTGGAAGAGCTGGAAATGAAGGAGTAGCTGTGGAGAAAGATTCTGATGACCCTTATCTTGATTTTCGACATTCAATGTTGCAGATGATATTGGAGAATGAGATATATTCTAAAGATGATCTTAGAGAGCTTTTGAACTGTTTTCTTCAGCTGAATTCGAAGGAACATCATGGGATTATTATAAGAGCTTTTACTGAGATTTGGAATGGAGTTTTCTCTGTTAAGTCTGGTTTTTCATCTGGGTTTCACCTTAATCGTAACTAA